One segment of Polyangiaceae bacterium DNA contains the following:
- the phoU gene encoding phosphate signaling complex protein PhoU, giving the protein MPQAQHTSRVYESELRTLRDRLLLMGGMVEDMVTKSMRALTTRDTALARSTMKMDRRINRLECEIDELCMRILAMRQPVASDLRFVTTALKIVTDLERIGDLGVNICERVAELNTEPALTLDLDLAELADQATLIVHEALEALVHRDVERAIELLGRDEVIDAQYSRIFERLLAHMAQDSTAIYRATRIQSIAKYLERIGDHATNVAETVVFLVKGKDIRHRWHDVGSDDEGDSEADPA; this is encoded by the coding sequence ATGCCCCAGGCACAGCACACGAGCCGCGTCTACGAAAGCGAACTGCGCACGCTTCGTGATCGCTTGCTCCTCATGGGCGGCATGGTCGAAGACATGGTGACCAAGTCCATGCGCGCGCTGACGACACGCGACACGGCGCTCGCGCGAAGCACCATGAAGATGGACCGTCGCATCAACCGACTCGAGTGCGAGATCGACGAGCTGTGCATGCGCATCCTCGCAATGAGGCAACCGGTCGCATCCGACCTACGGTTTGTCACGACCGCACTCAAGATCGTCACGGACCTCGAACGCATCGGCGACCTGGGCGTGAACATTTGCGAACGCGTCGCGGAGCTCAACACGGAGCCTGCGCTCACGCTGGACCTCGACCTTGCCGAGCTTGCGGATCAAGCCACGCTCATCGTGCACGAAGCGCTCGAGGCGCTCGTGCATCGGGACGTCGAACGCGCCATCGAGCTGCTTGGGCGTGATGAGGTCATCGACGCGCAATACTCGCGCATCTTCGAGCGGCTCTTGGCGCACATGGCGCAAGATTCGACGGCCATCTACCGAGCGACGCGGATTCAGTCGATCGCCAAGTACCTCGAACGCATCGGGGATCACGCAACGAACGTTGCGGAAACCGTGGTGTTTTTGGTGAAGGGTAAGGACATTCGGCATCGTTGGCACGACGTCGGATCGGACGACGAGGGCGATTCGGAAGCAGATCCCGCGTGA